One Lycium barbarum isolate Lr01 chromosome 5, ASM1917538v2, whole genome shotgun sequence genomic window carries:
- the LOC132642772 gene encoding LEAF RUST 10 DISEASE-RESISTANCE LOCUS RECEPTOR-LIKE PROTEIN KINASE-like 1.1, with the protein MSFPFSLSTQPDCGILPMFGCDAKPSPKVQLLPGGDWYYALEKPYNYTVKLRDPKLYNTSTLNKCQAFNKSFSLPDSPSISFKILDSLNFFKCKITSSNTRNITQKNDHFSGYKMYNGCKGFNIYYNLSRYDDKDVHAGSLPDSCSLIRLPIHKSDDSDLLKMLSATFLVEWKLSEDCYQCHYGKGQCQTDKTNKFHCTYPNNQYAQDAKMTRRKFGPTLGAGFGGFGLAMITCLIIYFIWCYKKRKFSSSRFLSTKKFSDIFKEDVEGCSLYFGVSVFSYSELEEATKNFNSSRVLGNGGFGTVYYGKLKDGREVAVKRLYEHNCKRMQQFVNEIEILTRLRHKNLVTLYGCTSRRSRELLLVYEYIPNGTLADHLHGDSAKDRSLAWQIRMNIAIETVGALAYLHASDIIHCDVKTNNILLDHNFSVKVADFGISRLFPNDVSHISTAPRGTPGYIDPKYHECYQLTSKSDVYSFGVVLVELISSMPAVDMNRHSQEINLANFAINKIVKCAFLELIDPSLEFDSDTKIWEMTISVAELAFLCLQTDRDMRPTMAEVLCTLKEIQTSEVGTEKRTESNLNFNDEAKTVLAPPFPESEDILLLKKVKSLPFPNSVIDKWITCSDITSTK; encoded by the exons ATGAGCTTTCCTTTCTCTCTTTCCACACAACCTGACTGTGGAATACTGCCCATGTTTGGTTGTGATGCTAAACCATCTCCAAAAGTCCAACTACTTCCTGGAGGAGATTGGTACTATGCTTTAGAGAAGCCGTATAATTATACAGTTAAGCTGCGGGATCCCAAGCTTTATAACACGTCTACGCTAAACAAGTGCCAGGCTTTTAACAAAAGTTTCTCCCTTCCAGACTCTCCTTCCATTTCTTTCAAAATTTTGGATAGTTTGAACTTCTTCAAATGCAAAATCACAAGTAGTAACACCCGAAACATTACCCAGAAGAACGATCATTTTTCTGGTTATAAAATGTACAATGGTTGTAAGGGATTTAACATATACTACAATCTTTCCAGATATGATGATAAAGACGTTCATGCAGGCAGTCTTCCTGACAGCTGCTCACTTATCAGATTGCCAATTCACAAATCAGATGATAGTGATTTGCTCAAGATGTTAAGTGCTACATTTCTAGTAGAATGGAAACTGTCTGAGGACTGTTACCAATGTCACTATGGCAAAGGTCAATGCCAGACTGATAAAACCAATAAATTTCATTGTACATATCCAAATAATCAATATGCTCAAG ATGCAAAAATGACTAGAAGAAAGTTCGGACCGACTCTCGGAGCAG GTTTTGGTGGATTCGGGTTGGCGATGATAACTTGTTTAATTATCTACTTTATCTGGTGTTACAAGAAGAGGAAATTTAGTTCGTCCCGCTTCctctcaacaaagaaattctcaGATATATTTAAAGAAGACGTCGAGGGATGCAGTTTATATTTTGGTGTTTCAGTCTTCTCTTATTCAGAACTTGAAGAAGCCACAAAGAATTTTAATTCCTCTAGAGTCCTTGGAAATGGTGGTTTCGGAACTGTTTACTATG GAAAACTTAAGGATGGAAGAGAGGTTGCTGTGAAGCGCCTCTACGAGCACAACTGCAAACGAATGCAGCAGTTTGTGAATGAAATTGAGATCCTTACTAGACTAAGACACAAAAATCTTGTCACCCTCTATGGCTGCACTTCAAGGCGAAGCCGTGAGCTACTCCTTGTCTATGAATACATTCCTAATGGAACTCTTGCTGACCACCTCCATGGTGACAGCGCGAAGGACAGATCACTCGCATGGCAAATCCGCATGAACATTGCCATAGAAACTGTTGGTGCATTGGCTTACCTGCATGCTTCTGACATAATACACTGCGATGTGAAGACTAATAACATACTCCTTGATCACAACTTTAGTGTTAAAGTTGCAGATTTTGGGATTTCAAGGCTCTTCCCAAATGATGTCTCTCATATTTCAACTGCACCCCGGGGGACCCCTGGCTATATCGATCCAAAGTATCACGAATGTTACCAGTTGACTAGTAAAAGTGATGTCTATAGCTTCGGGGTGGTCCTTGTTGAACTCATTTCATCAATGCCAGCTGTGGATATGAATAGGCATAGCCAAGAGATTAATTTGGCTAACTTTGCAATAAACAAGATCGTAAAATGTGCATTTCTCGAGTTGATCGATCCATCCCTGGAGTTTGATTCAGATACCAAGATTTGGGAAATGACTATTTCAGTGGCAGAGCTGGCTTTTCTGTGCTTGCAGACAGATAGGGACATGAGGCCTACTATGGCTGAAGTTTTGTGTACTCTAAAGGAGATTCAGACTAGTGAAGTTGGCACTGAGAAGAGAACTGAGTCCAATCTCAATTTCAATGATGAAGCTAAAACAGTACTAGCTCCTCCTTTCCCTGAATCAGAAGATATATTATTGTTGAAGAAAGTGAAATCACTACCTTTTCCAAATTCTGTGATTGATAAATGGATTACTTGCTCTGATATAACTAGTACAAAGTAG